From the Polaribacter huanghezhanensis genome, the window GTTTTCAATTCCGTTGCGTTCACTTCCTAAAAGCAATACAATTTTTTCGTGTTTTGTAAAATCAAACTCTTGAATTGAAGTGCTTTTATCCGTAATTTCAATTCCGATAATGGTGTTTTCTTCTGCTTTTAATTGCTTGATGATTTGCGTAAAATCCGAATACGTTTCATGTTCAATTTGATTGAGCGTATTTCTCGCTGTTTTTTGTACAATTCTGTTTTCAATTGACGGCGAAGTTTTGTGTAAATAGATTTTTTGCACACCAAAACTTTCAGAAATCCTAAAACACATTCCGATGTTTTCCGGAGTTCTTATTGCGTCACAAACAATGGTAATTGGGAAGCTTTGTTGTTTGTTTTCTATTTCTGTGTGATGTAGTTGTTTCATTAAATGATTTTACAAGGAATTCACATATTTTTTTGGAGTGGTTCCAAATTTCTTTTTAAAAGCAGCAATAAAATGACTTGAGGTGCTGTAGCCGATTTTAGAACCAACTTCATTTACATTGTGTTGATTGCGTTCTAATAATCTCCTGGCGTGTTCCATTTTATAATCTAATAAAAAAGCATAAACGGTGTCGCCATAAATTTGTTTAAAACCTTCTTTTAATTTTTTTAATGACAAGCCAATTTCGTTAGATAATTCTTGTAAACTTGGCGGTTCTGCCATTCTAGAAATGATAATATCTTTTGCTTTCCTGATTTTTAAAACATTCTGTTCGTCAACCAAAAAAGGACAAAAATCGGCATTTGCTGTATCTTCTTGCTGAAAATGCAAACTCAATAATTCGTAAATTTTCCCTTTGATAAACAATTCTTTTATTGAACTATTTACATTAGAATTGATGATTTGTTGCAAAACAATTAACACCGAAGGCTTGATAATATCGTCGTTGTAATATTTTCTATTGATGTTTTCATCGCTTAAAAAAGGAATGTGATTTGCCTCTTTAGAAAACAACGAATGAAATTTTTCTATAGAAATCAACAAAGAAACCAAAGAAGTATTCGGGTCAATTTCTAAATTAATTGGTAATTTTTGTTGTGGATTGTACAGTAAAATACAATGCTGATTTAAAACATCAAGTGTGTAACTTCCGTTATTAAATAAAAACTTAGCGTTTCCTTTAATACAAAAATGCAACTGAATAAAAGAGTTATCTATGTCTCTTTCAAATCGTTGTGTTTTTTTGCTTTCGTTGTCAAAGTGCAATAAGAAAAATAAATTCTCAATACTGATTTCTTTGAAAGTACTTTCTGCGTTGTTTTTTGTCATTTTAAAAATTTAATAAGAATTCTTTTTATTTAGAATCGTTCTATATAAAAATCAATAGAAGCCCTTATTTTTCAACAAAAATACATAAATTTTAGTTTTATTAAATATTAAATTGTTAAAAAACGTAGAACGACATTAATAGTTCTTTAAGCGATACTTTTATTGATAGGAAGTTTTTACTTTTGAGCTACTTTTTGAAAAACAATACATGACAACCAAAAATCATCAAGTAAGTTTATACAATATCGGAGTAAGCTATAAAAAAGCAGAAGCCGATGTTAGAGGTAAATTTTCGTTAACCAAAGATGCTCAAGTTAAAGTCTTAAAAGAGGCAAAAGAAAGCGGAGTTGATGGTATTTTTGTATTATCAACCTGTAATAGAACAGAAATTACTGGTTTTGCAGAACATCCTTTTCAATTAATTAATTTATTGTGTAAATATTCTAAAGGAACGGTAGAAGAATTTGCTGCTGTTTCTAATGTGTATAAAAACCAAGAAGCTATTTCGCATTTGTTTAGAATGGGAACGGGTTTAGATAGTCAGATTTTAGGAGATTACGAAATTGTAGGTCAATTAAGAAACTCTTTTAAGCAAGCGAAAAAGCAGAAAACAACCAATGCTTATTTCGAAAGACTTTTAAATCAGGTGATGCAAGCAAGCAAACGTGTTAAAAACGAAACGCGTTTAAGTTCAGGTACAACATCAGTTTCGTACGCGGCAGTTCAATATATTATCGCCAATTTATCAAATTATAATCACAAGAACATGTTGGTTTTTGGTTTGGGTAAAATGGGAAAACATACCTGTAAAAATTTAGCGGAATACACAGAAAATAAATCGGTTTGCTTGATCAATAGAACTGAAGAAAAAGCAACAGAGTTTGTTAAAGAACATCAATCAATTAGAAAAGCAACGATAGAAAATTTAACTTCTGAAGTAAAAAAATCAGATGTTTTAATTGTTTCTACTGGTGCTGATGTTCCAACAATTACTTTAGCCCATATTCCTACGGATAAAGAAATTCTAATTTTAGATTTATCAATGCCCGCAAATGTTGCTGTTGAGGTGAAGAACTTGCCAAATGTAACGCTTGTAAATGTTGATGAATTGTCAAAAATTACAGATAAAACCTTAGCAATTCGTCAACAAGAAATTCCTTTTGCAGAGTCAATTATAGAAACGCATAAAAATGAGTTTAATGAATGGTTAAATCATCGTAGATTTACACCAGCAATTAATGCGTTGAAACAATCGTTAGAAACGATTCAGCAAGATGAAATTGCTTTTCATAAAAAGAAGTTGAAAAATTTTGATGAAGAACAAGCAGAAGCTATAACATCAAGGTTTATTCAAAAAATAACAACACAGTTTGTAAAACATTTAAAAGACGACGAAACGTCAATTCCGCAAAGTATTGATGTGGTTAGTAAAATGTTTGGAACTGAATTAGAAAAACTACATGCAGAAGATCATTAGAATTGGTACAAGAGACAGTGAACTAGCACTTTGGCAAGCGAAAACAGTTCAACAACAATTAGAATATTTAGGACACAAAACAGAGATCGTTGCCGTAAAATCAACAGGAGATTTAGTCTTAGATAAACCTTTGTACGAATTAGGAATTACAGGAATATTTACGAAGAATTTAGATATTGCTTTAATGAATGATGAAATTGATATTGCAGTTCATTCTTTAAAAGATGTGCCAACAATATTACCAAAAAGTATTGTTCAAGCTGCAGTTTTAAAAAGAGGAAACTCTAATGATATGCTTGTTTTTAAAGACAACGAGGAGTTTTTAACGCAAGAAAACGCCATTATTGCTACTGGAAGTTTAAGAAGAAAAGCACAGTGGTTGCATCGTCATCCAACACATCAAGTTGTTGGTTTAAGAGGTAACATACAAACCAGATTAGAGAAATTAAAAAACAACGATTGGAATGCCGCAATTTTTGCAGCTGCCGGATTGGAAAGATTAAAGCTAAAACCAGATGGCGCTTTTAGTTTGGACTGGATGATTCCTGCTCCAGCGCAAGGAGTTGTAACTATTTCTGCATTGGCGGAATCTACGGGTGTTTTAGAAATATGTAAAGAATTAAATGATGAAGAAACAGCAATGCTTGCAAAAGTAGAGCGCGATTTCTTAAATATTTTAGAAGGTGGTTGTACCGCGCCAATTGGTGCCTTAGCTTTTATAAAAGAAGACGAAGTGTATTTTAAAGGTGTTTTATTAAATGCTGATGGAACCAAAAGAATAGATGTTACTTCTAAAGAGAAAATTGGGAGACATAATTACATCGCCAAAGAATGTGCAGATTTTGTACTGAATAGAGGCGGAAAAAAAATAATGGATTCGCTAAAAGGAAATAAAGTAAAAGAATTTGCAGTGTATTCTACAAAGAAACTTTCTGAAATTCAAAAACGATTATTGCCAGAAACTGTTGCAATTGATGACAGTGATTTTATAAAAATTCGTTTTAATAGGATTGCACCAAAAGTGATCAAAAATGACATTGAAAATGTGATCATAACAAGTAAAAACGGTGTAGAATCGTTGTTGAATAGTTTTGTGAAACAGGAATTAAATTTCAAAAATATTTACTGTGTTGGTAGAAGAACAAAGAAGTTAATCGAGCAGAAAATAGGAAAAGTAACGCATTCAGAAAAGAATGCAGAGAAGTTAGCTGAATATCTTTCAAAGAATATTAAAGGACAAGAAGTAACGTATTTTTGTAGCGATTTACGTTTAGATACCTTGCCAGAAGTGTTGACAAAAAGCGAAATTACAGTAAACGAAGTAGAAGCATATAAAACCATGTTTAGTCCAGTAAATGTGAGAGAACAATTTTCTGGAGTGCTATTTTACAGTCCATCTACCGTTGAAAGTTATTTGCAAGATAATCAACCAAATAAAATTGCTTTTTGTATCGGAGAAAGTACCGCGAAAGAAGCAAGAAAACATTTCGAAAATGTACAAGTTGCCAATTTACCAACTGTAGAAAGTGTGTTGGAATTGGTGAATTTACATTATGTGAAAGAATAAATTAAAATGTCTCCACGAGTGGAGTAGAGAGGTTTTAATTAGGTCTCGACTCCGCTCGACCTGACATCGACATAAATAAAGATAATGTTCAGAACAAGAAGACTTAGAAAATCAGAAGCAATCCGCAGATTGGTTAGAGAAACCAAATTGTCTGTGGATGATTTTATCTATCCACTTTTTATTGAAGAAGGAGAAAGTATAGAAACAGAAATTGTTTCGATGCCCGGAATCAAACGTTTTTCTTTGGATAGAATCTCTAAAGAATTAGGTGAAGTTGTTTCTTTAAATATTCCTGCAGTTTTGTTATTTGGAATTCCGTCTAAGAAAGATGATGAAGGAACAGAAACTTGGAATGATAACGGAATTATGCAACAAGCAATTCGTTTTATCAAAAAGAAGTATCCGAGTTTATATGTCATTACTGATGTGTGTTTTTGCGAATACACGTCTCACGGACATTGCGGAATTATCCATGACAATGATGTAGATAATGATGCAACTTTGGTGAATATTGCAAAGCAAGTAATTTCGCATGCAAAAGCTGGAGTTGATATGGTTGCGCCATCAGGAATGATGGATGGAACAATTGATATGGTGCGTCAGTCTTTAGATAATTCGGGTTTTGTGAATTTGCCAATTATGGCATATGCTGTAAAATATGCATCTGCTTTTTATGGTCCTTTTAGAGATGCGGCAGATTCTGCTCCAACTTTTGGAGATAGAAAAACCTATCAAATGGATCCTGCAAACAGAGATGAAGCAATGCGGGAGGCAACTTTTGATGATCAAGAAGGAGCAGATATTTTAATGGTAAAGCCAGCACTGTCTTATTTAGATATCATTAGAGATTTAAAAAATAATTTCGACCGACCAATTGCATGTTATAATGTAAGTGGCGAATATGCAATGATAAAAGCAGCGGCAGAAAAAGGTTGGATTGATGGCGAAAAAGTAATGATGGAAAGTTTATTGTCCATGAAAAGAGCAGGAGCAGATATTATCATTACCTATTTTGCGAAAGAAGCAGCAAAGGTTTTGTTGAAAAAAAGATAGAATGTCTCCTCGAGCGGAGTCGAGAGGTCTCGAATGCGTTCAATCAGACAAAAAAATAAAAAAAATGAAATTCGAAAAATCACAAAAACTATACGAAAAAGGATTGGTACATCTTGTAGGAGCAGTAAATTCTCCTGTAAGAGCATTTTCTTCTGTTGGAGGAAACCCATTGTTTATCAAAAAAGCTAAAGGAACTAAAATTACCGATGTTGATGGAAATGAATATGTAGATTTAGTATTGTCTTATGGACCAATGATTTTAGGGCATCGTCATAAAAAAGTACAAAAAGCAATTAGCAAAGCGTTAAAAAAAGGGTATTCTTTTGGAGCATCAACCAAAAATGAAATCAAACTTGCAAAAATTGTTTGTGATGCTTTTCCAGGAATGGACAAAGTACGTTTTGTAAACTCAGGAACAGAAGCTGTATTAAGCGGAATCCGTTTGGCAAGAGCATTTACAGGAAAAGATAAAATCATCAAATTTTCGGGTTGTTATCACGGACATCAAGATGCGTTATTAGTTGCAGCAGGATCAGGATTGGCAACGTTAAGTTTGCCGGGTTCTAAAGGAGTTCCGGAAGGAGCAGTAAAAAATACTTTAATTGCAGGATTTAATAATTTAGAAAGTGTAAAAAAGCACTTTGAAAATGATGATAATATTGCTGGTGTAATTATTGAGCCAATTGCAGGTAATATGGGAGTTGTAATTCCGCAAGATAATTTCTTGGTAGAATTAAAAGCGTATTTAGAAACAAAAGGAGCTTTGTTAATTGCTGATGAAGTAATGACAGGCTTCCGTTCTAAATTTGGTGGAGCGCAAGAGATTTTGGGAGTTGAAGCAGATATTACGTGTTTAGGGAAAGTAATCGGAGGAGGTTTTCCTGTGGGAGCATACGGAGCCAGAAACGAAATCATGCAAGAAGTTGCACCTTTGGGCGGAATGTATCAAGCTGGAACTTTGAGTGGAAATCCGATTGCTATGGCAAGCGGAATAGCTACGTTAAAAGAATTAAAGAAACAAAATCCATATGCTGAATTTGAAGAGTTTTCGAGTATTCTAGAAGTAATTTTATTAGAAACTGCGAAAAAATACGATGTAGATCTAGTTGTAAATAGATTTGGATCAATGGTAAACCCATTTTTTAGAAAAGGAGAAGTTACCAATTTCGAAGAAGCTCAAGAATCTGATACAAAGAAGTTTGCAGTTTTCTTTTGGGAAATGATTAAAAATGGAGTGTTTTTGCCGCCATCGCAATTTGAATCTTGGTTTTTATCATCAGCATTAACAAAAAAAGATTTAGAAAAAATAACAAAAGCTATTGATTTGGCAATGAGAAAAGTAGCTGATAGCTTTTAGCCTTTTGATTTTAGAATTAATTGAAAAAGAAGGAAAAATGATTAATGGATTAATAAATACGATAAAGAATAGCTAAAAGCCAAAGCGAAAAGCTAAGTGCTAATAGCCAAAAGCTATAATATGATAAAAACGATTTATTTTTAAGAGCATTAAAAGGAGAAGTAGTAGATCGTCCTCCAGTTTGGATGATGCGTCAAGCAGGAAGATTCTTGCCTGAGTTTAGAGAAATTAGAGACAAATATGATTTCTTTACGCGTTGTAGAACTCCAGAATTGGCGTCAGAAATTACGGTGCAACCCATTCGTAGATTTGGAATGGATGCTGCAATTTTGTTTTCTGATATTTTGGTGATTCCACAAGCAATGAATATTGAAGTGGAAATGAAACCCAATTTCGGCCCGTATTTGCCAAATCCAATTAGAGATCAAAAAGGTGTTGATGCTGTAATTATTCCTGATGTTCATCAAGAATTAGGATACGTAATGGAAGCAATAAAAGCAACCAAAGAAAAGCTAAATGATGAAATTCCATTAATTGGTTTCGCAGGTTCTCCTTGGACCATTTTATGTTACTGTGTACAAGGTCAAGGTTCTAAAAACTTTGACAAAGCAAAAGAATTTTGTTTTACAAATCCGATTGCTGCACATCAATTATTACAAAAAATTACAGATACCACAATTGCATATTTAAAAGCAAAAGTTGCAGCTGGTGTTGATGCTGTTCAGGTTTTCGATTCATGGGGGGGAATGTTATCTCCTGTAGATTATCAAGAATTTTCTTGGCAATACATTCAGCAAATTATTGATGCTTTAAAAGAGGAGGCGCCAGTAATTGCTTTCGGAAAAGGGTGTTGGTTTGCACTTAATGAAATGTCAAAATCTGGTGCTTCTGCATTAGGAGTAGATTGGACCTGCTCTCCAAGAAATGCACGTTATTTATCTGGTGGAAATATCACTTTACAAGGAAATTTTGATCCAACAAGATTGTTTTCTCCGCCGGCGGAAATCAAGAAAATGGTGCATCAAATGATCAATGAATTTGGAAAAGACAAGTACATCGTTAATTTAGGTCACGGTATTTTACCAAATATTCCGTTAGAAAATGCAAAAGCATTTATTGATGCTGTAAAAGAATATAAAGTAAATTAAAATGTTTTGGGCGTTCCCTAAAGGTCGCGCTTTCCGTTATATCTTTTTGCAAAAAAGCAAAAAGGATGTCACTTCAATCGCTAACGCACATTTTAGTCAATACAAACAATGAAGAACAAGTTTTACGCTTACATAGAAAACTTACAAGACAGCATTACTTCAGCATTAGAGAAAGTTGATGGAAAAGCAATGTTTCAAGAAGATAATTGGAAACGCGCTGAAGGCGGTGGAGGTAGAACTCGTGTTATTGAAAATGGAAACATTTTTGAAAAAGGTGGCGTAAATATTTCTAAAGTCTTTGGTGAATTGCCAGAAGCATTGCG encodes:
- a CDS encoding TrmH family RNA methyltransferase — its product is MKQLHHTEIENKQQSFPITIVCDAIRTPENIGMCFRISESFGVQKIYLHKTSPSIENRIVQKTARNTLNQIEHETYSDFTQIIKQLKAEENTIIGIEITDKSTSIQEFDFTKHEKIVLLLGSERNGIENINIVDKTVAIPMYGRNSSMNVIHSLSIALYEVTNQLTINNDQLHQ
- a CDS encoding helix-turn-helix transcriptional regulator → MTKNNAESTFKEISIENLFFLLHFDNESKKTQRFERDIDNSFIQLHFCIKGNAKFLFNNGSYTLDVLNQHCILLYNPQQKLPINLEIDPNTSLVSLLISIEKFHSLFSKEANHIPFLSDENINRKYYNDDIIKPSVLIVLQQIINSNVNSSIKELFIKGKIYELLSLHFQQEDTANADFCPFLVDEQNVLKIRKAKDIIISRMAEPPSLQELSNEIGLSLKKLKEGFKQIYGDTVYAFLLDYKMEHARRLLERNQHNVNEVGSKIGYSTSSHFIAAFKKKFGTTPKKYVNSL
- the hemA gene encoding glutamyl-tRNA reductase is translated as MTTKNHQVSLYNIGVSYKKAEADVRGKFSLTKDAQVKVLKEAKESGVDGIFVLSTCNRTEITGFAEHPFQLINLLCKYSKGTVEEFAAVSNVYKNQEAISHLFRMGTGLDSQILGDYEIVGQLRNSFKQAKKQKTTNAYFERLLNQVMQASKRVKNETRLSSGTTSVSYAAVQYIIANLSNYNHKNMLVFGLGKMGKHTCKNLAEYTENKSVCLINRTEEKATEFVKEHQSIRKATIENLTSEVKKSDVLIVSTGADVPTITLAHIPTDKEILILDLSMPANVAVEVKNLPNVTLVNVDELSKITDKTLAIRQQEIPFAESIIETHKNEFNEWLNHRRFTPAINALKQSLETIQQDEIAFHKKKLKNFDEEQAEAITSRFIQKITTQFVKHLKDDETSIPQSIDVVSKMFGTELEKLHAEDH
- the hemC gene encoding hydroxymethylbilane synthase, which translates into the protein MQKIIRIGTRDSELALWQAKTVQQQLEYLGHKTEIVAVKSTGDLVLDKPLYELGITGIFTKNLDIALMNDEIDIAVHSLKDVPTILPKSIVQAAVLKRGNSNDMLVFKDNEEFLTQENAIIATGSLRRKAQWLHRHPTHQVVGLRGNIQTRLEKLKNNDWNAAIFAAAGLERLKLKPDGAFSLDWMIPAPAQGVVTISALAESTGVLEICKELNDEETAMLAKVERDFLNILEGGCTAPIGALAFIKEDEVYFKGVLLNADGTKRIDVTSKEKIGRHNYIAKECADFVLNRGGKKIMDSLKGNKVKEFAVYSTKKLSEIQKRLLPETVAIDDSDFIKIRFNRIAPKVIKNDIENVIITSKNGVESLLNSFVKQELNFKNIYCVGRRTKKLIEQKIGKVTHSEKNAEKLAEYLSKNIKGQEVTYFCSDLRLDTLPEVLTKSEITVNEVEAYKTMFSPVNVREQFSGVLFYSPSTVESYLQDNQPNKIAFCIGESTAKEARKHFENVQVANLPTVESVLELVNLHYVKE
- the hemB gene encoding porphobilinogen synthase; its protein translation is MFRTRRLRKSEAIRRLVRETKLSVDDFIYPLFIEEGESIETEIVSMPGIKRFSLDRISKELGEVVSLNIPAVLLFGIPSKKDDEGTETWNDNGIMQQAIRFIKKKYPSLYVITDVCFCEYTSHGHCGIIHDNDVDNDATLVNIAKQVISHAKAGVDMVAPSGMMDGTIDMVRQSLDNSGFVNLPIMAYAVKYASAFYGPFRDAADSAPTFGDRKTYQMDPANRDEAMREATFDDQEGADILMVKPALSYLDIIRDLKNNFDRPIACYNVSGEYAMIKAAAEKGWIDGEKVMMESLLSMKRAGADIIITYFAKEAAKVLLKKR
- the hemL gene encoding glutamate-1-semialdehyde 2,1-aminomutase; its protein translation is MKFEKSQKLYEKGLVHLVGAVNSPVRAFSSVGGNPLFIKKAKGTKITDVDGNEYVDLVLSYGPMILGHRHKKVQKAISKALKKGYSFGASTKNEIKLAKIVCDAFPGMDKVRFVNSGTEAVLSGIRLARAFTGKDKIIKFSGCYHGHQDALLVAAGSGLATLSLPGSKGVPEGAVKNTLIAGFNNLESVKKHFENDDNIAGVIIEPIAGNMGVVIPQDNFLVELKAYLETKGALLIADEVMTGFRSKFGGAQEILGVEADITCLGKVIGGGFPVGAYGARNEIMQEVAPLGGMYQAGTLSGNPIAMASGIATLKELKKQNPYAEFEEFSSILEVILLETAKKYDVDLVVNRFGSMVNPFFRKGEVTNFEEAQESDTKKFAVFFWEMIKNGVFLPPSQFESWFLSSALTKKDLEKITKAIDLAMRKVADSF
- the hemE gene encoding uroporphyrinogen decarboxylase gives rise to the protein MMRQAGRFLPEFREIRDKYDFFTRCRTPELASEITVQPIRRFGMDAAILFSDILVIPQAMNIEVEMKPNFGPYLPNPIRDQKGVDAVIIPDVHQELGYVMEAIKATKEKLNDEIPLIGFAGSPWTILCYCVQGQGSKNFDKAKEFCFTNPIAAHQLLQKITDTTIAYLKAKVAAGVDAVQVFDSWGGMLSPVDYQEFSWQYIQQIIDALKEEAPVIAFGKGCWFALNEMSKSGASALGVDWTCSPRNARYLSGGNITLQGNFDPTRLFSPPAEIKKMVHQMINEFGKDKYIVNLGHGILPNIPLENAKAFIDAVKEYKVN